From Elephas maximus indicus isolate mEleMax1 chromosome 1, mEleMax1 primary haplotype, whole genome shotgun sequence, a single genomic window includes:
- the SLC51A gene encoding organic solute transporter subunit alpha isoform X1 produces MDPERTHIKLDPRYTADLLEVLKTNYSISPACFSLPPTATQLLRALGPTEIAVTAIMTMLAMCSVIIFLEDAVYLYKNTRCPIKRKTLLWSSSAPTVVTVLCCFGLWIPRSLMLVEMAIASFYAVCFYLLMMVMVEGFGGKEAVLRTLKDTPMRIHTGPCCCCCLCCPPLILTRKTLRLLMLGPFQYAFLRITLITVGLFLIPDGIFDPADISEKSAALWISTFLAVSTLLALWALSILFRQARLHLGEQNIGAKFGLFQVLFILTALQPAIFSILANGGHIACSPPFSSKIRSQVMNCHLLMLESFLITVLTRIYYRRKDDRVGYEPFSSQGLDLNLKA; encoded by the exons ATGGATCCAGAAAGAACACACATAAAGCTTGACCCCAG GTACACGGCAGACCTTCTGGAGGTACTGAAAACCAATTACAGCATCTCCcctgcctgcttctctctcccCCCAACTGCAACCCAGCTCCTGAGAG CATTGGGCCCTACGGAAATTGCTGTCACAGCCATCATGACCATGCTTGCCATGTGCTCTGTCATCATCTTCCTGGAGGATGCTGTCTACCTGTATAAGAACACCCGTTGTCCCATCAAGAGGAAGACTCTGCTCTGGAGTAGCTCTGCACCCACG GTTGTGACTGTGCTCTGCTGCTTTGGTCTCTGGATCCCTCGTTCCCTCATGCTCGTGGAAATGGCCATCGCCTC GTTTTATGCAGTATGCTTTTACCTGCTGATGATGGTCATGGTGGAAGGCTTTGGTGGGAAGGAGGCAGTACTGAGGACACTGAAGGACACCCCAATGAGGATCCACACGGggccctgctgctgctgctgcctctgctgcccacCCCTCATACTCACCAG GAAGACACTTCGGCTGCTAATGTTGGGCCCATTCCAGTATGCCTTCCTCAGGATAACACTGATCACGGTGGGCCTGTTTCTCATCCCTGATGGCATCTTCGACCCAGCAGAT ATTTCTGAGAAGAGCGCAGCTCTCTGGATCAGTACTTTCCTCGCTGTGTCTACCCTGTTGGCTCTCTGGGCCCTGTCCATCCTTTTCCGTCAAGCCAGGCTGCACCTGGGTGAGCAGAACATAGGAGCCAAATTTGGTTTATTCCAG GTGCTCTTCATCCTGACTGCCCTGCAGCCCGCCATTTTCTCAATCTTGGCCAACGGTGGGCATATTGCTTGTTCGCCTCCCTTTTCCTCTAAAATCAGGTCTCAAG TGATGAACTGCCACCTCCTCATGCTGGAGAGTTTTCTAATAACTGTGCTGACACGAATATACTACCGGAGGAAAGACGACAGAGTCGGGTATGAACCTTTCTCTTCTCAAGGCCTGGATTTGAACCTCAAAGCCTGA
- the SLC51A gene encoding organic solute transporter subunit alpha isoform X2, whose protein sequence is MDPERTHIKLDPRYTADLLEVLKTNYSISPACFSLPPTATQLLRALGPTEIAVTAIMTMLAMCSVIIFLEDAVYLYKNTRCPIKRKTLLWSSSAPTVVTVLCCFGLWIPRSLMLVEMAIASMLLPADDGHGGRLWWEGGSTEDTEGHPNEDPHGALLLLLPLLPTPHTHQISEKSAALWISTFLAVSTLLALWALSILFRQARLHLGEQNIGAKFGLFQVLFILTALQPAIFSILANGGHIACSPPFSSKIRSQVMNCHLLMLESFLITVLTRIYYRRKDDRVGYEPFSSQGLDLNLKA, encoded by the exons ATGGATCCAGAAAGAACACACATAAAGCTTGACCCCAG GTACACGGCAGACCTTCTGGAGGTACTGAAAACCAATTACAGCATCTCCcctgcctgcttctctctcccCCCAACTGCAACCCAGCTCCTGAGAG CATTGGGCCCTACGGAAATTGCTGTCACAGCCATCATGACCATGCTTGCCATGTGCTCTGTCATCATCTTCCTGGAGGATGCTGTCTACCTGTATAAGAACACCCGTTGTCCCATCAAGAGGAAGACTCTGCTCTGGAGTAGCTCTGCACCCACG GTTGTGACTGTGCTCTGCTGCTTTGGTCTCTGGATCCCTCGTTCCCTCATGCTCGTGGAAATGGCCATCGCCTC TATGCTTTTACCTGCTGATGATGGTCATGGTGGAAGGCTTTGGTGGGAAGGAGGCAGTACTGAGGACACTGAAGGACACCCCAATGAGGATCCACACGGggccctgctgctgctgctgcctctgctgcccacCCCTCATACTCACCAG ATTTCTGAGAAGAGCGCAGCTCTCTGGATCAGTACTTTCCTCGCTGTGTCTACCCTGTTGGCTCTCTGGGCCCTGTCCATCCTTTTCCGTCAAGCCAGGCTGCACCTGGGTGAGCAGAACATAGGAGCCAAATTTGGTTTATTCCAG GTGCTCTTCATCCTGACTGCCCTGCAGCCCGCCATTTTCTCAATCTTGGCCAACGGTGGGCATATTGCTTGTTCGCCTCCCTTTTCCTCTAAAATCAGGTCTCAAG TGATGAACTGCCACCTCCTCATGCTGGAGAGTTTTCTAATAACTGTGCTGACACGAATATACTACCGGAGGAAAGACGACAGAGTCGGGTATGAACCTTTCTCTTCTCAAGGCCTGGATTTGAACCTCAAAGCCTGA